In Chitinophaga oryzae, the sequence TAAGTTTAAATAAGAAAGCAAAGGAGCGGAGATCAAATTTGATCTCCGCTCCTTTGCTTTCTCTGCTCGCTTATATGATCTTTGCGCTCTTTGCTCCTTTGCGTGCTTTGCGTGAACTCCGCGGGATTATAGTCTTCCCCCGCCACCCCACTCTATCCAGTCCGCCGCTGCGCCGTTCTGTGTTTTGAGCCCTATCTGCAGGAAGCCGTGTTTGCTGACGTTATAACGAAGCGCCACCCGCAGGAACCAGTTCCCTTTTTCACTATCGCGCCGCCATAGATAAGTACCTGCCTGCGTTACGATATCGAAGCGCTGTAAGTGAAGTGTATGGCCTATATGAGCGCCCAGCAGCATTTTATCAAAGGTGGACACTTTACCGTATTTCTGCCCGTAAACCAGTCCCAGCGAACCATCGTAAAATCCGTCGAGGCCGGCGCCAAAGCTGCATACATGACTGTACAGGTAACTCCAGTCCAATACAGCCGAGGCGGTGCCGTAAAATGCCCTCACACCGTAACGGCTGTCTGCCTGCACCACTCCGAAAGCGCCGTAGAGGCTCCAGTCCTGCTTATGTTTCAGTTTAGACAGCGGGCTGTCGATGTAAGTCGGCCGGATACGCGCTTCATAGTGCGGATCTATCTGTTGCTGTACAATATTGCGGATCGTGTTGTAATGTACCCGCAGGCCGGCGTGGAGGCCCGCCATATTGAGTCCCAGGTTGGGCGTATGGGTACGGCCGTTGGAGAAATGTGTGAGGTCTACGCCGTAAACGAAATCGAACAGTTCAGACAATCGCCATATGCCGCTGGCGTTCACGTTAAAATAGACGTCTACCTTGGAACTGATAGCGTCGTTGAGCGGATTTTTATCCTGGTCATATGGATTGAGGTCATAGGTGAAGCCCAGCGACAGCCCTGCTTCAAAATGATGTCTTTTCCGGCGATGGAAAGGCGCATAAAAGAACCCGTATATACCGCTGGGATTGCCCAATACAGTGGCATCGCCGATATTGCCGGTATAGAAACCGATGCCGTAACTGGGATAATTAAGCGCCCGCTGCCATTCCTGTTTACCGGTAGACATCCACGCCATCCGCAGTTCCACCGATTCGTAACCATGTTTCAGCGCATTCGATAGTTCCTCGCCATTATACAGGTGTCCTCCTGTATGCAGCTTTAGC encodes:
- a CDS encoding acyloxyacyl hydrolase, producing the protein MKFSILTTMAAALLAGSLQAQDSTDLWSKAKANPNLGRQKFIELKLHTGGHLYNGEELSNALKHGYESVELRMAWMSTGKQEWQRALNYPSYGIGFYTGNIGDATVLGNPSGIYGFFYAPFHRRKRHHFEAGLSLGFTYDLNPYDQDKNPLNDAISSKVDVYFNVNASGIWRLSELFDFVYGVDLTHFSNGRTHTPNLGLNMAGLHAGLRVHYNTIRNIVQQQIDPHYEARIRPTYIDSPLSKLKHKQDWSLYGAFGVVQADSRYGVRAFYGTASAVLDWSYLYSHVCSFGAGLDGFYDGSLGLVYGQKYGKVSTFDKMLLGAHIGHTLHLQRFDIVTQAGTYLWRRDSEKGNWFLRVALRYNVSKHGFLQIGLKTQNGAAADWIEWGGGGRL